A region from the Branchiostoma lanceolatum isolate klBraLanc5 chromosome 2, klBraLanc5.hap2, whole genome shotgun sequence genome encodes:
- the LOC136426773 gene encoding uncharacterized protein, whose product MSSQPNDANIDALYAKPDKKRKNQQQPPTTGDPEDPSYQDVLPTGAKHQYATVQDDSHPYNAVGDETNLYDSIQDDPQYATVQKGRKQGPNVETNPMCGKGSVDNTAYDPGLLSNDNERAPSVCEMMDNIIYE is encoded by the coding sequence ATGTCAAGTCAGCCGAACGATGCAAACATAGACGCTCTGTACGCAAAGCCTGATAAGAAAAGGAAGAACCAACAGCAGCCACCAACCACCGGCGACCCCGAGGACCCGTCCTACCAGGACGTCCTACCCACCGGTGCCAAGCATCAGTACGCCACTGTTCAGGACGACTCCCATCCCTACAACGCGGTAGGCGACGAGACAAACCTCTATGACTCTATCCAAGATGACCCCCAATACGCCACTGTCCAGAAGGGCCGCAAACAAGGTCCCAATGTAGAAACAAACCCAATGTGCGGGAAAGGTAGTGTTGACAACACAGCATATGATCCGGGCCTGCTGTCAAACGACAACGAGAGGGCCCCTAGTGTGTGTGAGATGATGGATAACATCATCTATGAATAA
- the LOC136428802 gene encoding uncharacterized protein: protein MRLLKIALFLCVVTGQLEGTLAQTNECVGPPPLYNNSAYDHCVANQATGGCNCTDPNQTCSFGDQLWYACSHDRALDFIIVCDRKDGQGNFGFISLVAGRDEFKACTGSPPPVASTPPPAQTFPPSVCSKFNNATWPPEGCIRLIGSHTMPHETTGILQVYFNNTWGSVCFTGIWTQDTLVDIACRMLGFNRHGSFSALQLAIPAGLSNDAWMVNIQHTCPGTVNSLWDCARTEPCWLTYAVGGSGICPTVLNISCEVQTTFPDLTSCPPPTTTTPNPTTSGPDVSTHVHHLEDIQRTTVSGHESSPNTGLPTGAIVGIAVASVFVVGVVALFVHMSGICKGSAQGSQTQQPNERSRNPARADTTPPAESGPVQADNGQAVEPEEPHDPIDDAEDVPAEGHNDPQAAAAVDALGSTPRVYPINAPTESHEMAEPSM, encoded by the exons ATGAGGCTTCTGAAGATCGCACTGTTTCTCTGTGTGGTGACGGGACAGCTGGAAGGCACCCTAGCTCAAACCAACG AGTGCGTAGGTCCCCCACCGCTGTACAACAACAGCGCATATGACCATTGTGTGGCTAATCAGGCTACAGGCGGCTGTAACTGCACGGATCCGAATCAAACCTGTAGTTTCGGCGACCAACTGTGGTACGCATGCAGCCACGACAGAGCTCTGGACTTTATCATCGTCTGCGACCGCAAAGATGGTCAGGGAAACTTTGGATTCATCAGCTTGGTAGCTGGTAGAGATGAGTTTAAAGCCTGCACGG GCTCCCCGCCCCCGGTGGCGTCAACACCACCACCAGCACAAACGTTCCCTCCTTCCGTGTGCTCCAAGTTCAACAACGCAACCTGGCCACCAGAAG GCTGCATCAGGCTTATTGGAAGTCATACGATGCCCCACGAGACGACAGGTATCCTCCAGGTGTACTTCAACAATACCTGGGGGAGCGTGTGTTTTACAGGTATCTGGACTCAGGACACATTGGTCGACATTGCATGCAGGATGCTCGGGTTCAACCGCCATGGGTCCTTCTCGGCACTGCAGTTGGCAATTC CAGCGGGCCTTTCTAACGACGCATGGATGGTCAACATACAGCACACCTGTCCTGGTACGGTGAACAGTCTGTGGGACTGTGCCCGCACAGAGCCTTGCTGGCTAACATACGCCGTGGGAGGAAGTGGAATATGTCCTACCGTGCTTAACATCTCGTGCGAAG TGCAAACGACGTTCCCTGACCTGACCTCTTGCCCACCTCCCACAACAACCACTCCCAACCCGACCACGTCTGGTCCTGACGTCTCTACACACGTACACCACTTAGAAG ATATACAGCGAACTACGGTTTCGGGACACGAGTCATCCCCGAATACAGGGCTTCCTACAG GTGCAATCGTCGGTATTGCTGTTGCAAGCGTTTTTGTCGTTGGGGTTGTCGCTCTGTTTGTCCATATGAG CGGAATTTGCAAGGGGAGCGCACAGGGAAGCCAAACACAGCAACCAAACGAGAGAAGTCGAAACCCTGCTAGAGCAGACACAACTCCACCAGcagagtcaggtccagtacagGCAGACAATGGTCAGGCAGTAGAGCCAGAGGAACCTCATGATCCGATTGATGATGCAGAAGACGTGCCAGCAGAGGGGCATAACGATCCACAGGCTGCAGCTGCAGTGGACGCTCTGGGCAGCACGCCTAGGGTTTATCCGATCAATGCTCCTACAGAAAGCCACGAGATGGCAGAACCTAGCATGTAA
- the LOC136427003 gene encoding integumentary mucin A.1-like has product MATTIVVPTTAPVPTTSPFTTVSNTTESPTTDASTPQVPTTTTTKAATTVFSTTSTDLPTTDDSSTTKPGTTPKATTILLGSQTTVTGKTDVTTPPVVNDVSTQHTTGHVHGTDKHPAAPAQSTVDSGLVHAEYTSKFAMEDSTEATTESSNKPSVYVSKPVLSGAMIGAIVGGVCAGVVVMASLVATAVVLHKRKKLKRQVLPSDDIRLL; this is encoded by the exons ATGGCCACTACAATTGTGGTACCAACAACTGCACCAGTTCCTACCACATCACCCTTCACAACAGTCTCCAATACGACTGAGTCACCTACAACTGACGCCTCTACACCCCAAGTGCCCACCACGACAACGACTAAAGCAGCTACCACCGTGTTTTCAACTACGTCGACGGATCTTCCCACAACTGATGACTCCTCAACGACCAAACCTGGCACCACACCCAAAGCAACCACCATACTATTAGGTAGTCAAACTACTGTGACAGGGAAAACAGATGTGACCACACCTCCTGTTGTCAACGACGTGTCCACCCAACACACAACTGGacatgtccatggtactgacaAACACCCCGCGGCTCCAGCTCAATCTACAGTGGATTCAGGGTTAGTCCACGCGGAGTACACGTCAAAGTTTGCCATGGAAGACTCAACAGAAGCTACCACTGAGTCATCAAACAAGCCAAGCGTGTACGTCAGCAAACCGGTTTTATCCGGCGCAATGATCG GTGCCATCGTTGGTGGGGTCTGTGCTGGAGTTGTCGTCATGGCGTCACTTGTGGCAACAGCCGTGGTACTTCACAAACG gaagAAACTCAAGAGGCAAGTGCTCCCATCTGACGACATCCGCTTGTTGTGA
- the LOC136427001 gene encoding uncharacterized protein: protein MPHETTGILQMEYNDTWGSVCHTATWANTPLANITCGMMFGFSSYGSLEQLPINDRPLNISTDAWEVNIVYCSGEESTLWDCDLASDKSDWLTYSEFGSGGCNSLLKISCKVNTTLPDLTYCPPTTTTTNPITSTHYTEESPGNEPSANAGLSRGK from the exons ATGCCCCACGAGACGACAGGTATCCTACAAATGGAGTACAACGACACCTGGGGCAGCGTGTGTCACACAGCTACCTGGGCTAACacccccctagccaacatcacATGCGGGATGATGTTCGGATTTAGCAGCTACGGATCCTTGGAACAATTGCCAATAA ATGATCGACCGTTGAACATTTCTACCGACGCCTGGGAGGTTAACATAGTTTACTGTTCCGGTGAAGAGTCGACTCTGTGGGACTGTGACCTGGCATCAGACAAGTCAGACTGGCTAACGTATTCAGAATTTGGAAGTGGAGGGTGTAATAGCCTGTTGAAAATATCGTGCAAAG TAAACACGACTCTACCTGACCTGACCTACTGCCCGCCgaccacaacaacaaccaacCCAATAACGTCTACACACTACACAGAAG AGTCACCTGGAAACGAACCTTCGGCTAATGCAGGACTTTCTAGAGGTAAATAA